The following proteins are co-located in the uncultured Draconibacterium sp. genome:
- a CDS encoding RNA polymerase sigma factor has translation MTDSQIIKEIQKDNNLAFRTLIEKYKKLVFNTAFRLVKNTSDAEDIFQDVFLEIYKSCAYIQNDDDLTMWIYKISYNKSISFLRKKNPAKANNSPDEKNTTEPSNKRFIENATPVKKLEEKENIAHLYRLIDQLPDKQKTVLLLHKFEGFTQKEICEKLDMSIDSVESLIYRAKKNLRQKLTEYLKLNS, from the coding sequence ATGACTGACAGTCAGATAATAAAGGAAATACAAAAAGACAATAACCTCGCTTTTCGGACATTAATTGAAAAATACAAAAAACTTGTTTTTAATACGGCATTCCGACTTGTAAAAAACACGTCGGATGCCGAAGATATTTTTCAGGATGTGTTCCTGGAAATTTATAAATCGTGTGCGTATATTCAAAACGACGACGATCTTACCATGTGGATTTATAAAATTTCGTACAATAAATCCATTAGCTTTTTACGGAAAAAAAATCCGGCAAAAGCCAACAATTCCCCCGACGAAAAAAACACGACAGAACCAAGCAATAAACGATTCATTGAAAATGCCACTCCGGTAAAAAAGCTGGAAGAAAAAGAAAACATTGCCCACTTATATCGTTTAATCGATCAACTTCCCGACAAACAGAAAACTGTTTTACTCTTACATAAATTTGAAGGATTCACACAAAAAGAGATTTGTGAAAAACTAGACATGTCCATCGACTCGGTTGAATCGCTTATTTACAGAGCTAAAAAGAACCTACGACAGAAGCTTACAGAATATTTAAAACTTAATTCCTGA
- a CDS encoding DUF1599 domain-containing protein translates to MEKTNKQYDQVISICRNIFSKKMTDYGTAWRILRPKSLTDQIYIKAQRIRSIEEKGVTKVDEGVKPEFIGIINYCIMGLIQLELGPADEELPNDKTQALYDTYFDQAKKLMMDKNHDYGEAWRNMRISSYTDLILMKIKRTKQIEDNQGKTIISEGIDANYMDMINYAVFALIKIEFENED, encoded by the coding sequence ATGGAAAAGACAAACAAACAATACGACCAGGTAATTTCTATTTGCCGAAATATATTCTCAAAAAAAATGACCGATTACGGAACAGCGTGGAGAATACTGCGCCCGAAATCCTTAACCGATCAGATTTACATTAAGGCACAACGCATTAGAAGCATCGAAGAAAAGGGTGTTACCAAAGTAGATGAAGGTGTAAAACCCGAATTTATCGGAATTATTAATTACTGCATTATGGGTTTAATTCAGTTGGAATTGGGCCCGGCCGATGAAGAATTACCCAACGACAAAACCCAGGCACTTTACGATACTTATTTTGATCAGGCTAAAAAGTTGATGATGGACAAAAACCACGACTATGGCGAAGCCTGGAGAAATATGCGCATTAGTTCGTACACCGATTTAATTTTAATGAAAATTAAGCGCACCAAACAAATTGAAGACAATCAGGGTAAAACAATTATTTCGGAAGGAATTGATGCCAATTATATGGACATGATCAATTACGCCGTTTTTGCCCTAATTAAAATTGAATTTGAAAACGAAGATTAA
- a CDS encoding YCF48-related protein gives MKNFTLLLILCLMAFLGNAQEATFNWEQKTLCDGNKLQKMTINEDYAAIAGNGNTFVTSSNGGETWNSLNLMKPYYSLTDISIKNSVGYVVTTREKLYDADQDPLVNGVLLKTTNEGATWSVIDTIVFEPSGDPSLSPSAEKCFGLDYTAVATVNDTVAYCAARWYEYEQGGKEDYSGIFKTSDGGSTWNNISGDLGGTSMSCIVFNGETGFTGGSKQLYRISTATDSLVDIYSQLPYTTSSTFIYDIDFVSESEVLFTTTRDSIFTSSDLGESFDIIKGAKGATDIAKINDSTIVLTSSKYLYVSTDNGNNWNSTSLPLTLWEIGCVANDSLFLLAKAAIYKFAVSDVLSGNYVYSTQNVGDNNLQKTYVNGDKIIIIGNDLNFLASDDAGISWNPLSIPEIPSLNEIYDNIDFYGLSSVGDEAYASVNRHYLVDYPSSSDKNDIYWSGGVFYTDDNWATYKSVDIAKLGKANEDDPSANPYHEFCNGVNTSVIHYVGNNVVLLWVDWFDYTTAPKTEHSRVFKSVDAGKNWTPVTDDLGTKYVKEIQSKGDTVYIVGKETLLVSYTAGVDSIENTTEFTNLYPNLDKDDNEMYLYTITLGSDNEFFITTSNDSCWVTKDGGITFETIGNMVGAYDFYKFDHNSYIMMGTKGSIFTNDGGETWTSCDPGKVIYEIGGVYNDKFYALATGDIFTNDIDNFELTTAIPTLLSKAELNVFYEPTAVKLVSTEGDIERCAMYSITGKLVSLTEPNSQTKKFNTSEFPTGIYIVNTIVKGKRYINKISIK, from the coding sequence ATGAAAAATTTTACTTTATTACTTATTCTATGCTTAATGGCGTTTCTGGGGAACGCTCAAGAAGCTACATTTAACTGGGAACAAAAAACTTTATGCGATGGAAACAAGCTCCAAAAGATGACAATCAACGAAGACTATGCTGCCATTGCAGGAAATGGAAATACATTTGTTACTTCGAGTAACGGAGGTGAAACATGGAACAGCCTAAACCTGATGAAGCCTTATTATAGTTTAACCGACATTAGCATAAAAAACAGCGTTGGTTATGTTGTTACTACCAGGGAAAAGCTTTATGATGCAGACCAAGATCCGCTGGTTAACGGAGTTTTATTAAAAACTACCAACGAAGGTGCAACATGGTCGGTTATCGATACAATTGTTTTTGAACCATCTGGCGATCCAAGCCTTAGTCCAAGTGCTGAAAAATGTTTCGGTCTCGATTACACCGCTGTTGCAACCGTTAACGATACTGTTGCCTACTGTGCTGCCCGCTGGTACGAATACGAACAGGGAGGGAAAGAAGATTACTCCGGTATTTTTAAAACATCGGATGGTGGTTCAACCTGGAATAACATTAGTGGCGACTTAGGTGGCACATCGATGAGTTGTATTGTTTTTAATGGAGAAACAGGTTTTACCGGTGGGAGTAAACAACTTTACAGAATTTCAACCGCCACCGATTCATTAGTAGATATTTATTCCCAACTTCCGTATACAACATCCTCAACATTTATATACGATATTGATTTTGTAAGTGAATCTGAAGTTCTATTTACTACAACCAGAGATAGTATATTCACATCAAGTGATCTTGGTGAATCTTTCGATATAATAAAAGGAGCGAAAGGAGCAACCGATATTGCAAAAATCAATGATTCTACCATTGTATTAACTAGTTCAAAATACCTATATGTTTCAACCGATAACGGAAATAATTGGAATAGTACATCATTACCTCTTACTCTTTGGGAAATTGGATGTGTAGCTAATGATTCTCTTTTTCTACTTGCAAAAGCCGCAATATATAAATTTGCAGTTTCTGATGTATTGAGTGGAAACTACGTTTACTCCACACAAAATGTGGGTGACAACAATCTTCAAAAAACATATGTTAACGGAGATAAAATAATAATTATTGGTAACGATTTAAATTTTCTTGCCAGTGATGATGCAGGAATATCGTGGAATCCACTATCAATCCCTGAAATTCCGTCATTGAATGAAATATATGATAACATAGATTTTTATGGATTAAGCTCAGTAGGAGATGAAGCCTATGCCAGTGTTAATCGTCATTATCTCGTTGATTATCCATCTAGTTCAGACAAGAACGATATCTATTGGTCAGGAGGAGTCTTTTATACGGATGATAATTGGGCGACTTATAAATCAGTTGATATTGCAAAACTTGGAAAGGCAAATGAAGACGATCCCTCTGCGAATCCTTATCATGAATTTTGTAACGGAGTAAATACCTCCGTTATTCATTACGTAGGGAATAACGTAGTGTTATTATGGGTAGATTGGTTCGACTATACCACTGCCCCCAAAACGGAACACTCGAGGGTTTTTAAATCAGTTGACGCGGGTAAAAACTGGACACCTGTTACCGATGATTTAGGGACAAAATATGTAAAAGAAATTCAATCAAAAGGCGATACTGTTTACATAGTTGGCAAAGAAACATTATTGGTCTCCTACACTGCGGGAGTAGATAGTATTGAAAACACAACAGAATTTACAAATCTTTATCCTAATCTGGATAAAGATGATAATGAAATGTACCTCTATACAATTACATTAGGTTCCGACAATGAGTTTTTCATTACAACATCTAATGACAGCTGTTGGGTTACAAAAGATGGTGGTATAACTTTCGAAACGATTGGAAATATGGTTGGTGCTTATGATTTTTATAAATTCGATCATAATTCTTATATAATGATGGGCACAAAAGGTTCAATTTTCACAAATGACGGTGGCGAAACATGGACCAGTTGCGATCCAGGAAAAGTAATATATGAAATTGGAGGAGTATATAATGATAAATTTTATGCTCTTGCAACTGGTGATATCTTCACTAACGACATAGATAATTTTGAGCTAACAACAGCAATACCAACACTTTTATCCAAGGCCGAATTAAATGTTTTTTACGAGCCAACTGCTGTAAAACTTGTTTCAACTGAAGGTGACATTGAGCGCTGTGCAATGTATTCCATTACAGGAAAACTGGTTTCTTTAACAGAGCCAAATAGCCAAACTAAAAAGTTTAACACCAGCGAATTTCCAACCGGAATTTATATTGTAAACACCATTGTAAAAGGCAAACGTTATATAAACAAAATATCAATCAAATAA
- the cdaA gene encoding diadenylate cyclase CdaA has translation MLTFITIRFLDILDILLVAFLLFQLYRLIKGTVAFNIVIGLFSLYLFWLVVRALNMELLGSIMGQFIGVGVLALIVVFHPEIRKFLVFIGTNYNVNKVLSLDKLFGTNKVKTINQQQIDSLVDSCVAMGKTKTGALIVIAGESDLNEQISSGEKINARISSALIRTIFFKNSPLHDGAIIVKGNKIIAAGCILPLTKKALDQALGLRHRAAVGMTENSDSLCIVVSEERGSISVSQHGEIKRRISKETLTEILEKNLYEENEAGEK, from the coding sequence ATGCTTACATTTATTACCATACGTTTTCTTGATATTCTAGACATATTGCTGGTGGCATTTTTGCTCTTTCAGTTGTATCGTCTTATAAAAGGAACCGTAGCTTTTAATATTGTAATCGGCTTATTCTCTTTGTACTTGTTTTGGCTGGTCGTTAGGGCTTTAAATATGGAACTGCTGGGCTCAATTATGGGGCAGTTTATTGGTGTTGGAGTTTTGGCGCTTATTGTTGTTTTTCATCCCGAAATACGGAAGTTTTTGGTATTTATCGGAACAAATTACAATGTCAACAAGGTGTTGTCGCTCGATAAATTGTTTGGTACCAATAAAGTTAAAACCATAAATCAGCAACAAATCGATAGTCTTGTAGATTCTTGCGTTGCAATGGGAAAAACAAAAACGGGAGCTCTGATTGTGATTGCAGGAGAATCGGATTTGAATGAGCAGATAAGCTCTGGAGAAAAAATAAATGCACGAATTTCATCAGCGTTAATTCGCACCATTTTTTTTAAAAACTCCCCCCTTCACGACGGTGCAATAATTGTAAAAGGAAATAAAATTATTGCCGCCGGATGTATTTTACCACTTACCAAAAAAGCACTCGATCAGGCTTTGGGATTGCGCCACAGGGCTGCAGTTGGAATGACTGAAAATTCAGATTCGTTGTGTATTGTAGTTTCCGAAGAGCGTGGTTCTATTTCGGTGTCGCAACATGGTGAAATTAAACGACGCATTTCAAAAGAAACGCTCACTGAGATTCTTGAAAAGAACCTGTATGAAGAAAACGAGGCAGGCGAGAAATAA
- the tpiA gene encoding triose-phosphate isomerase — translation MRQKIVAGNWKLNTTVQEGVELAKAVDTIVAEQGAEDVVVVLGVPFTHLTKVAETVNTERIGVASQNCAAEAKGAYTGEVSVSMIKSTGAKYVILGHSERREYYGETSETLNKKLALALEAGLTPIYCCGEALDIREAGTHNEFVVNQLEETVFQLSAEDFKKIVIAYEPIWAIGTGVTASSAQAQDMHANLRAAITAKFGEEVAEGTSILYGGSCNPKNANELFSNKDVDGGLIGGASLKAEDFIGIINAY, via the coding sequence ATGAGACAAAAGATAGTTGCAGGAAACTGGAAACTAAACACCACAGTTCAGGAAGGTGTTGAATTGGCAAAAGCAGTTGATACAATTGTTGCAGAACAAGGTGCTGAAGATGTAGTTGTAGTATTAGGAGTTCCTTTTACTCACCTTACAAAAGTTGCAGAAACTGTTAACACTGAACGTATTGGTGTTGCATCTCAAAACTGTGCTGCTGAAGCAAAAGGTGCTTACACCGGTGAAGTATCAGTAAGCATGATCAAATCTACAGGTGCTAAATATGTGATTTTAGGTCACTCAGAGCGTCGTGAATATTATGGTGAAACAAGCGAGACTTTAAACAAAAAATTAGCATTGGCACTGGAAGCCGGATTGACTCCAATTTACTGTTGTGGTGAAGCGTTAGATATTCGCGAAGCCGGTACTCACAACGAATTTGTAGTAAATCAATTGGAAGAAACAGTATTCCAACTGTCTGCCGAAGATTTCAAAAAAATCGTTATTGCTTACGAACCAATCTGGGCAATCGGTACAGGAGTAACTGCAAGTTCGGCTCAGGCTCAAGACATGCATGCAAATCTTCGTGCTGCAATTACTGCTAAATTTGGTGAAGAAGTTGCTGAAGGAACTTCAATCCTTTACGGAGGAAGCTGTAATCCCAAAAATGCTAACGAACTATTTTCGAACAAAGATGTTGATGGTGGTTTAATTGGAGGCGCATCACTTAAAGCTGAAGATTTTATCGGAATCATTAATGCCTACTAA
- a CDS encoding alpha/beta hydrolase — protein sequence MKTNNTIYKSANGKIKVLEFYNSILKDWTTPCREHQIITTYGSTFVLESGNKSLPKIVLLHGSGSNSAMWKADVAEYSKNFHVFAVDVIGECGNSAENRPHFKDKHYSDWLNEVFEKLKINQASIIGCSLGAWIATEFAVYFPQKTEKLVLIAAAGITQLKLPSVLLITVTSAFGEWGFNKINKMIYGDLDIDKTALQFVSLVQKHFIPRTELLPLFSATELENIACPVLFIGGETDCFYNTTKTAKRLKKTVANVQNMILKNTGHVVVNQSKTIQQFIKQ from the coding sequence ATGAAGACGAACAACACAATTTATAAATCGGCCAATGGAAAAATCAAAGTACTTGAGTTTTACAATTCTATTCTGAAAGACTGGACTACTCCATGTCGTGAACACCAGATCATTACAACTTATGGCAGTACTTTTGTATTGGAAAGCGGAAATAAATCGCTTCCGAAAATTGTCTTGCTTCATGGTTCTGGTTCGAACTCAGCAATGTGGAAAGCCGATGTGGCAGAATATTCCAAAAACTTTCATGTATTTGCGGTTGATGTTATTGGTGAATGCGGGAACAGTGCTGAAAACCGCCCCCATTTTAAAGACAAACATTATTCCGATTGGCTAAATGAAGTTTTTGAAAAGTTGAAAATTAATCAAGCATCCATCATTGGTTGTTCGTTGGGAGCCTGGATAGCCACAGAATTTGCCGTGTATTTTCCTCAAAAAACAGAAAAACTGGTATTGATTGCTGCGGCCGGAATTACACAGCTTAAACTTCCAAGTGTGCTGCTAATTACCGTCACATCAGCATTTGGAGAATGGGGATTTAATAAAATAAACAAAATGATCTACGGAGATCTGGATATTGACAAAACAGCACTACAATTTGTTTCATTGGTGCAAAAGCATTTTATTCCCAGAACTGAACTACTCCCCCTGTTCAGTGCAACTGAGCTGGAGAATATCGCTTGTCCTGTTTTATTTATTGGTGGCGAAACAGATTGTTTTTACAATACGACAAAAACAGCAAAACGACTTAAAAAAACAGTTGCTAATGTTCAGAATATGATTTTAAAAAACACCGGTCACGTTGTGGTTAATCAATCCAAAACCATCCAACAATTTATCAAGCAATAA
- a CDS encoding nitronate monooxygenase: MNRICEVFNIKYPIIQGGMVWCSGWKLASAVSNCGGLGLIGAGSMHPETLEEHIIKCKAATDKPFGVNVPLLYPETERIMDIIAKHKVPVVFTSAGSPKKWTAWLKEKGITVAHVVSSSIFAAKCEEAGVDAIVAEGFEAGGHNGREETTTMSLIPSVRKATTLPLLAAGGIGSGDAMLAAMVLGADGVQIGSAFAVAEESSAHPEFKKLVIALGEGGTKLALKKLAPTRLVKNSFFEQVDETEKAGKSPDEMRELLGRGRAKKGMFEGDLNEGELEIGQVSAQIKNIRPVKEIMSELLSEYQAAKLKVQKDKFTF, from the coding sequence ATGAACAGAATTTGTGAAGTATTCAATATAAAATATCCAATAATTCAGGGAGGGATGGTTTGGTGCTCCGGTTGGAAACTGGCTTCGGCGGTTAGCAATTGTGGCGGACTGGGTTTAATCGGTGCCGGATCGATGCATCCGGAAACGCTGGAAGAGCACATAATTAAGTGCAAAGCTGCCACCGATAAACCTTTTGGTGTAAATGTGCCCTTGCTTTATCCCGAAACCGAACGTATTATGGATATTATTGCCAAACACAAAGTACCGGTTGTTTTTACTTCGGCGGGCAGCCCCAAAAAATGGACCGCCTGGTTAAAAGAAAAAGGAATTACTGTGGCACATGTGGTTTCAAGTTCGATTTTTGCAGCCAAGTGCGAAGAAGCCGGAGTGGATGCTATTGTTGCTGAAGGTTTTGAAGCAGGCGGTCACAATGGGAGAGAGGAAACCACAACAATGTCGTTAATTCCTTCGGTGCGCAAAGCCACTACTTTACCTTTATTGGCAGCGGGCGGAATTGGCTCGGGCGATGCCATGCTGGCAGCCATGGTACTTGGAGCCGATGGCGTTCAAATCGGTTCGGCTTTTGCTGTTGCCGAAGAATCTTCAGCACATCCTGAATTTAAAAAGCTGGTTATTGCGTTGGGAGAAGGCGGTACAAAGCTGGCTTTAAAGAAACTGGCTCCCACACGTTTGGTAAAAAATAGTTTTTTCGAACAGGTAGATGAAACTGAAAAGGCAGGTAAATCACCGGATGAGATGCGTGAACTTTTGGGGCGGGGACGTGCAAAAAAAGGGATGTTTGAAGGTGACTTAAACGAAGGTGAACTTGAGATCGGACAAGTGTCGGCACAGATCAAAAATATCAGGCCGGTAAAAGAAATTATGAGTGAACTTCTTTCTGAATATCAGGCAGCTAAACTAAAGGTTCAGAAAGATAAATTTACTTTTTAA
- the folP gene encoding dihydropteroate synthase — MLITQSAGKFLKRNSTIHLGDSTIDLSIPIVMGIVNITPDSFYDGGKMEDEKTMLTAVEQMISAGVSVIDVGAVSTRPGADPISTKMELGRLLPAVQSIRKEFPEIPISIDTFRSWVAVRVIDEIGPVIVNDISGGALDSKMFETIGKLQMPYILSHIQGTPRDMQDDPQYDDLIKDISSYFAEKVKRLTKLGVKDVILDPGFGFGKNLDHNYDLLNRLDSFKVFQLPVMVGLSRKSMIWKALDIEPETALNGTTVANTLALMGGADILRVHDVKEAVEAVKIFCEIKATLI, encoded by the coding sequence ATGTTGATTACACAGTCGGCGGGCAAATTCCTAAAACGTAATAGTACGATTCATTTGGGGGACAGTACAATAGATCTATCCATTCCAATTGTTATGGGAATTGTAAATATTACGCCCGATTCCTTCTACGATGGAGGAAAAATGGAAGACGAAAAAACCATGTTAACAGCTGTTGAACAAATGATTTCAGCGGGCGTTTCAGTAATCGATGTGGGAGCGGTTTCCACACGGCCAGGAGCTGATCCGATATCAACTAAAATGGAGCTGGGGCGCTTGTTGCCTGCAGTTCAGTCCATTCGGAAAGAGTTTCCTGAAATTCCGATATCAATTGACACGTTTCGGTCGTGGGTTGCGGTACGTGTAATTGATGAAATTGGACCGGTTATCGTGAATGATATTTCGGGGGGTGCACTCGATTCGAAAATGTTTGAAACCATTGGCAAATTACAAATGCCTTACATTCTATCGCATATTCAGGGTACTCCACGCGACATGCAGGACGATCCGCAATACGATGATCTGATCAAAGATATTTCATCGTATTTTGCCGAAAAAGTGAAACGCCTTACAAAACTGGGAGTAAAAGATGTTATCCTTGATCCGGGATTTGGATTTGGGAAGAATCTCGATCATAATTATGATTTGCTCAACCGGTTGGATTCGTTTAAAGTTTTTCAATTGCCTGTAATGGTTGGATTAAGCCGTAAATCGATGATTTGGAAAGCTTTGGATATAGAACCAGAAACGGCATTGAACGGAACTACGGTTGCCAACACGCTTGCATTAATGGGCGGAGCTGATATATTGCGCGTACACGATGTAAAAGAAGCGGTTGAGGCCGTAAAGATTTTTTGTGAAATAAAAGCTACTTTAATCTAA
- a CDS encoding BT_3928 family protein, producing MKIVKHIARILFGIIFIFSGFVKGIDPLGSTYKFTDYFNALGMEWLIWAAFPLGILLAFGEFAIGIAFLFNWWMRLFSWLGLLFMAFFTPLTLWIALKNPVTDCGCFGDALVISNWETFYKNLVIIVIAIVAVVNRDWFAKQVKTKAPAILSLLSFIVYFGIVFYSYNHLPVFDFRPYKTGTNIPEAMSTPEGAPQEVYENIFYYKNKNTGEVKKFTEQNYPWKDTLNWEYDNLESKLIQEGYEPPIHDFRIETPDGENIIDFFIYDENYVFMLVAYDLSKTSTKSQDEINTLANWAMAQDLSFICLTSSVYEESMAFAEANNAPYEFFNCDEVTLKTIIRSNPGLVVLKDGNVVGKWHYNDIPTPEEFQKKFMTE from the coding sequence ATGAAAATAGTCAAGCACATTGCCCGTATACTTTTTGGTATCATTTTTATTTTCTCCGGATTTGTAAAAGGAATCGATCCGCTGGGATCGACTTACAAGTTCACCGATTATTTTAATGCATTGGGAATGGAATGGTTGATTTGGGCTGCTTTCCCACTTGGAATTCTGCTTGCCTTTGGCGAATTTGCCATTGGTATTGCTTTCCTATTTAACTGGTGGATGCGCTTATTTTCGTGGCTGGGACTTTTATTCATGGCCTTTTTTACCCCGTTAACCTTATGGATTGCACTTAAAAATCCGGTTACCGACTGCGGTTGTTTTGGCGATGCGCTGGTAATTTCAAACTGGGAGACCTTTTATAAAAACCTGGTAATAATAGTTATTGCAATAGTTGCAGTAGTTAACCGCGACTGGTTTGCCAAACAGGTAAAAACCAAGGCTCCGGCCATTTTAAGCCTTTTATCGTTTATCGTTTATTTTGGAATCGTATTTTACTCGTACAACCACTTGCCCGTTTTTGATTTCAGACCTTATAAAACAGGAACAAATATTCCGGAAGCGATGAGCACACCGGAAGGAGCGCCGCAAGAGGTATACGAAAACATCTTTTATTACAAGAACAAAAATACGGGTGAGGTAAAAAAATTCACTGAACAAAATTATCCGTGGAAGGACACCCTAAACTGGGAATATGATAACCTGGAATCGAAACTGATACAGGAAGGTTACGAACCTCCTATTCACGATTTCAGAATTGAAACACCGGATGGAGAGAACATAATCGACTTTTTTATTTACGACGAAAATTATGTTTTTATGCTGGTGGCTTACGATTTATCCAAAACATCAACCAAGTCGCAGGATGAAATAAATACATTGGCAAACTGGGCAATGGCGCAAGACTTATCATTTATTTGCCTTACATCGAGTGTATACGAAGAGTCAATGGCTTTTGCTGAAGCGAACAATGCACCCTATGAATTTTTCAATTGCGACGAAGTTACCTTAAAAACAATCATCCGTTCGAATCCGGGATTAGTGGTCCTAAAAGATGGGAATGTAGTTGGGAAATGGCATTACAACGATATTCCTACACCCGAAGAATTTCAGAAAAAGTTTATGACGGAATAG
- a CDS encoding 4Fe-4S binding protein, which translates to MKLKTKGTNWPRLTVQWGVILFILILAFMPQLTKITAPDFEAYCPFGGLQALGSYLLSQALSCTMTSAQIVMGILLFAGVLLFSKLFCSYICPIGTVSEWLGRLGDKLKIRFTISGIFDKILRSLKYILLFITLFYTLQSNELFCKKFDPYFALASGFNSDVVVLYAIITIVLVVFGSVFIRLFWCKYLCPLGAISNIFKFSLFFVATLAIYLILLKFGVEISYVWPLAIACAGGYAIELFGQKSKFFPLAKITRNTSSCIDCQLCSKKCPQAIDVASLKVVKHVDCNLCGDCLLVCPEKNTLTINKRKELKWLPIVATVVLVTLGVFVGKLWEVPTIDLKWGEPEEIESAEIFTQSGLKNIKCYGSSMAFANKMKTVDGVYGVATYVKHNRVKMYYDSDRLNEEKIQELLFTPQKKALKVLDKNVETVYGISLKLNNFFDSYDFNYLSAMIASETNAVGLISEFDCPVVVKIYFPEPIENTEELFNIIESKEYTFETTQGPRTLELEYEISGKPELFTIPKAEYVNSLFTAFERTFNYRDDYTDDVVKSYTLPLGNNSKLRNRLSYLVSHLSNDDGVVEFKTELDSTYEEVADIVYVDTMTSVSKIEEALLSDTLVISYSNGRKGKVENMFDFSEEIKTKNSKEN; encoded by the coding sequence ATGAAATTAAAAACCAAAGGTACCAACTGGCCGCGCCTTACTGTGCAGTGGGGAGTTATTCTGTTTATTCTGATTTTGGCTTTTATGCCGCAATTAACCAAAATTACTGCTCCCGATTTCGAGGCATATTGTCCTTTCGGGGGATTGCAGGCCCTGGGAAGTTATCTTTTAAGTCAGGCACTTTCGTGCACCATGACAAGTGCACAAATAGTAATGGGCATTTTACTTTTTGCAGGAGTGCTTTTGTTTAGCAAATTGTTCTGTTCATACATCTGTCCGATCGGAACTGTTAGTGAGTGGCTTGGACGATTAGGTGACAAATTAAAAATCAGGTTTACAATCTCAGGTATTTTCGATAAAATTTTACGTTCGTTAAAATACATTTTACTGTTTATAACGCTTTTTTACACGCTGCAATCAAACGAATTGTTTTGTAAAAAATTCGACCCGTATTTTGCTCTTGCATCGGGTTTTAATTCCGATGTTGTTGTGCTTTATGCCATTATTACAATTGTTCTGGTAGTTTTTGGATCGGTATTTATTCGCTTGTTCTGGTGTAAATATCTTTGCCCGCTTGGAGCTATCTCAAATATTTTCAAGTTCTCGCTGTTTTTTGTTGCAACACTTGCCATTTACCTCATTTTATTAAAATTTGGTGTTGAAATAAGTTATGTATGGCCTTTGGCTATTGCTTGTGCCGGAGGATATGCCATCGAACTGTTTGGACAAAAAAGTAAGTTTTTTCCACTGGCTAAAATTACCCGAAACACATCAAGTTGTATCGACTGCCAGTTGTGTTCAAAAAAATGCCCTCAGGCAATTGACGTAGCTTCGTTAAAAGTAGTAAAACACGTTGATTGTAATTTATGCGGCGATTGTTTGTTGGTTTGTCCTGAAAAAAATACGCTTACCATTAATAAACGTAAAGAATTGAAATGGCTTCCGATTGTTGCAACAGTTGTATTGGTTACCTTGGGTGTATTTGTAGGAAAATTGTGGGAAGTACCAACCATCGACCTGAAATGGGGAGAACCGGAAGAAATTGAAAGCGCTGAAATTTTCACCCAGTCGGGACTAAAAAACATAAAATGTTACGGCAGCTCAATGGCTTTTGCCAATAAGATGAAAACCGTTGATGGCGTTTATGGAGTTGCAACCTATGTAAAACATAATCGCGTAAAAATGTATTACGATTCGGACCGGTTGAATGAAGAAAAGATACAGGAATTACTTTTTACACCTCAAAAGAAAGCTCTTAAAGTATTAGATAAGAATGTTGAAACGGTATACGGTATAAGTTTAAAGCTCAACAACTTTTTTGACAGTTACGATTTTAACTACTTAAGCGCAATGATCGCTTCCGAAACCAATGCGGTAGGGTTGATTTCTGAATTTGATTGTCCGGTTGTGGTAAAAATATATTTCCCTGAACCAATTGAAAATACCGAAGAATTATTCAACATAATCGAATCGAAGGAATATACATTTGAAACAACTCAGGGTCCACGCACACTGGAACTGGAATATGAAATATCGGGCAAACCGGAACTCTTTACCATTCCAAAAGCCGAATATGTAAACTCGTTGTTTACCGCTTTCGAACGAACTTTTAATTACCGCGATGATTATACCGACGATGTGGTAAAAAGCTACACCCTACCATTGGGGAACAACAGTAAATTAAGAAACCGGCTTTCTTATCTGGTGAGTCACCTTTCGAATGACGATGGGGTGGTTGAGTTTAAAACAGAACTTGATTCAACTTATGAGGAAGTGGCTGATATTGTATATGTGGATACAATGACCAGTGTTTCTAAAATTGAAGAGGCTTTATTAAGCGATACGCTTGTGATTTCGTATTCGAACGGTAGAAAGGGAAAAGTGGAGAACATGTTCGATTTTTCGGAAGAAATAAAAACGAAGAACTCAAAAGAAAACTAA